ATATTTATTAGTTTCATTTTTTCTCTTGATTAATAGTATACACCTTTTTACATATTGTCAATCAGCAGGAATTTATCATAAGTCCGCATATTTCACTGTGCATACCAGTTGTCAAGGGAACTCAGTTATTTAACAACGAACAGCCCAACCACGCCTTTTACCATTATTTTTACCCTTGCTTTTTTAATGATATGACTTATAATAAAGTGAGGAGATAGTTATGAAGACGTACAATGTCTTAAGATTCGTTATATGCTTGCTCCTACCCCTCATCCTTCTTGCCCAGGGAGAGTGCTGGGTCTATCGCTATAATGGATCAGGAAATGGTTCGGATGTTACCAATTCCATTGTCTACGGTGCTGATAGCAATATTTATGCAGCGGGATATTGCCTTGGTAACGATGCAAGTAACGACATCGCAGTGATCAGCCTTACAAACGCCGGTGATACTAACTGGATATACCAGTACAACGCGGCAGATTGTGATGATCAAGTCAATTCCGTTATCTATGGTGCCGATGGTAACATATATGTCGCGGGACGTAGTGGTTGGGGTTCTTTTATTAACTTTATAGTAATTAGCCTTTCACCTATTGGTGATACAAACTGGGTATATTGGTATGATGGATATGGCACAAGTCAAATCAATTCCATAGTCTATGGTGCCGATGGCAACATCTATGCCGCGGGATCTAGCTATGGTAGTAGTTCTAATCCTGATTTTTCGGTGATCAGCATTGCGACTCTCGGTATTGTTAACTGGATATATCGCTATAATGGACCAGGAAATAGTGAGGATTATGCCTATTCTATTGTCTACGGTGCTGATGGTAATATCTATGCCGCGGGATCTAGCTATGGCAACGGTACCAGTCAGGACTTTACGGTGTTAAGCCTTACGACTGCTCACGATACCAATTGGGTATACCGGTATAATGGGCCAGGAAATGGTTGGGATGAGGCTAGATCTATTATTTATGGCGCTGATGGCAATATTTATGCTGCAGGGCGTAGTTGGAGAAGTAGTACTAATTATGATTTTATTGTGGTCAGCCTCAGTACTGCGGGCGACACCAACTGGGTTTACCGGTATAATGGCCCGGGGAATTACAATGATTACGCCAATTCCCTTATCTATGGTGCCGATGGCAATATCTATGCTGCAGGATCTAGTTATGCAAGTTTCACCGATAATGATTTTACGGTGATTAGCCTTAGCCCTACCGGCAGTACCAATTGGGTATATCGATATAACGGGCCAGAGAATAACAATGACTATGCCAATTCCGTTGTCTATGGTGCGGATGGCAATATTTATACTGCTGGAGTTGATTTTAGCCATACCGGCAATGACTTTATTGTGATTAGCCTTTCACCTGCTGGTGATGCCAATTGGATTTACAGATATAATGGACCAGGGAATGGTGATGACAGAGCTTCTGATATTGTCTACGGTTCTGATGGTAATATTTACGCTGCTGGATATAGCACCGGGAATGGTACTGATGAAGACTTCACGGTGATCAGCCTTCCACCGCACCTTGGGGTGGAAGAGGAAAAAAATATTGCAGTGAAAACTAGAACTAATGCTACTATCATCAACGGTCCTCTACAGTTGCCAAAGGACAAAAAATGCCGCGTCTTCGACATCACGGGCCGGATCGTAATGCCGGATAAAATCAAACCCGGAATATATTTTATTGAGGTTGACGGCCAGATAATGCAGAAGGTCATAAAGATACGATGATGTCTATCACTGTAATCTTATATTCAATCACCGTAATCAATTGCGAAGCAATGAAGCCTGGCGTCTATTTCATACAGATCGACGATGAGATTGTACAAAAAGTTGTGAAAGTAAGGTAAGTTTCTTCGAACAAACCAGCCCGTCTGGTTTGTTCAAAAATAACACTTGCAGTCAATCAGGGGGATATTAGATGAAGACAGGGCGGTCGGAATCAAATCATTACATTTAAACAAAATAACGCCCCAAATCGTAACCCGGAGAGGGTACAACCTTATCAAAACATATGGGGAGCAACCGCAAAGATCGCTCCCCGTTTTCTATTTGTGCTAGATTCCCCTCAATATGACTTTCGGGACTATGGTGCGCCACCTGTGCGAAAAACACCGGTTGAAAAGACAGTCGGTAGTGACTTAATAGCAACACGCATCCTTGACTTTTATAGTCAATAGAACATAATTGAATTGGTAAGACAGCCATGAACGAGAATAATCCCATATCCGGCATCGATATTGAGCAGATCATTTCAAATGCGGTAAAAGCTGCTGAAACCTTCAGGCGCTTAGACCAGGCAGAAACCGACCGCATAACAAGAGCCGTTTTTGAGGCGGGGTTCAATAACCGTCATCACTTAGCCAAACTGGCATACAAAGAGACCAAGCTGGGCAGATGGGAAGACAAAGTCATCAAAAACGTCATTGCCACCCGCTTCGTCTATGAAGACATTAAAGACATCAAAACTGTCGGCGTCATTGCTGAGGACAAAGAACATGGGATCGTCGAGGTAGCACAACCCATGGGTCCGATTTTCGCGGTCACGCCTATAACCAACCCCACTTCAACGGTTCTTTTCAAGATCTTGATTTCCATGAAGTCGAGAAACCCGATCATCATCCGACCGCACGGTTCAGCCAGAAAGTGTTCAGTTGAAGCATGCCGCATTACTTATGACGCTGCGCTCAAAGCCGGCGCTCCGGAGAACTGCATACAATGGATAAAAACGTCGACCAAAGAGGAAGTGCTGGCGCTGATGGCGCACAGGAAGATTGCCCTCATTTTGGCCACCGGTTCGGTTGAACTCGTGAGAGCATCTTACCGGTCCGGCAATCCGGCGATCGGTATAGGTCCGGGGAACGTACCAGTCTACATTGGGAAATCAGCAGTTATTCCCTTTGCCGTTGAACAAATCATCATTTCCAAAACATTCGATAATGGAACCGTCTGCGCCAGCGAGCAGGCAGTCGTCGTCAATAAATCAAATGCCAACGAGGTGATTACAGAATTTAAAAAACAAAAAGCCTATTTCCTTTCTGATGAGGAAATAAAGCGCCTTGAGCCAGTTGTATTCAATAAAGAACAGATAGTCATGAGGGTTGAAGTCATTGGTCAACCCGCCCATTTGATCGCGGAAATGGCTGGCATCAAAGTGCCGCCAGACACCACGGTTTTGATTGCTCCCCTCAAAGACGTTGGTATCGAAGCTCCGATATCGCTTGAAATACTTGCTCCGATTCTGGCATTTTATGTTGCTGAAGACTTTGAACAAGCTATTGCACTTTGCTGTAAGATAAACCAGCATGGCGGACTGGGGCATACCGCAAGCATTTTCTCGAATGATGAAGACAAGATAGCATATTTTGCTTCGGTCGTGAACGCGGGCCGGATCCTGGTGAACACGCCTGCGTCGCAGGGCGCTCTGGGAGGCACATACAATAAACTCAGACCCTCACTAATGCTTGCCTGCGGTTCCGGCGGGAAAAATATCACCACCGACAACATCTCGGTCCGGCACCTCTTGAACATCTACCGCATAGCCAAGCGCAATGTGTGCCTTCATATGCAAGACCGTTATATTCACAATTACCTCGACGACCACCTTGATGCCCGAGAGATCGAAAAGCTTGGTTAGCTCCATATCAGCACGGTTGTCAAATTTCACAGACTGCCGCCGTTGACATTGAGCGCCGGGCCGTTGGTGCTGCTAGAAATTAGAAGCTCATACTCGGATTTTTTATAAAGATATCGCCAAATCATTACCTATGGTACTAACGGCAATATCTGTGCAATAGAGAGAAGTGACGGTGAACAGCTTTTTTCCGGATTTGGGTGTGGAAGTAGAAGTAGTCTAGTTCTTAATCATTCGCATTTCGGTATCCACCCATTCTTTCATGAACGAATATACGTCTCCGGATACATAATGGTTGGCATCAAAAATTCTTAAAACACAGTCAATGCCGGCCTGTTTCATTACCCGCTCGGCTTTCATGGATTCTTCGGGATCGATTAGCTGATCCCCGGAGCAGTGCGCTAGATACGGCTTTACTTTATGTTTTTTAAGACCTCCAAGCGCCTTTGCATCGACACAAAAATCAGGGAATGCACCGGCATAAGCAAAATACGAACGTACCAATTCCGGATGCCGGATAGCGCACTCGTTTGCTATAGTTGCTCCAGCGCAGTGGCCGATCATAAATACTTCAGACCCGGAAACGCGATAACGCTTTCGCGTATCCGCCGCGCAGGCAAAGATCCACTCGATATTAAAATCGTTAATGACCTTAAACCATGAAGTATCCTTATCAAGATCATAGGGCGGTGACGCGGTCCACCCTTCCTTGCGTTCATCCATAAATTGGTCGGTATGCGGATAGGGATAACGAGGCACGATATATATCACACCATCCCTGCCTACATTGTCGGCCAGCATGCCATAGTCAATTTCGGTCGAGCCCCCTCCATGGAGGATCAGGCATAACGGATATTTCTCTTTTGAAACATCGTAATCCGGCGGCAACAACGTTATATAAGTCCCCAAACTGGGCATCTCAACATAGTTCCTGATATAATTTTTCGGTTTGTTCAGCAACTTGTTACGTTCGCACCGTTGCAGTCCATTGACAAAGCGCTCATCATCCCGGATCAATTTTAAATTTTCGTCCTGCGGAGGATACTTGGAATCCTCCCAGCCGGCATCAATAGCGTATTCCCATGCATTCAGGCATTTTTCCCTGTTCCCGATCATCGCGTACGCGCAAGCGAGGCAATACCAAGATTTTTTATCCTGGGGATCAGCGTACAGCCATGTTTCATAATATTTTATCGCGTTCTCATAATCGCCCCTTTCCAGCGCCGCATTGGCTTTGACACGCCAGGACTCCCCCAGCATTTGACCTAGCTTAAAGCGAATGGTCAAGGGCGAAACCGGATCCAACGTGGCGGTCAACACGATTTCCGCATCTTTTCGCAAGAC
This genomic interval from bacterium contains the following:
- a CDS encoding aldehyde dehydrogenase family protein, encoding MNENNPISGIDIEQIISNAVKAAETFRRLDQAETDRITRAVFEAGFNNRHHLAKLAYKETKLGRWEDKVIKNVIATRFVYEDIKDIKTVGVIAEDKEHGIVEVAQPMGPIFAVTPITNPTSTVLFKILISMKSRNPIIIRPHGSARKCSVEACRITYDAALKAGAPENCIQWIKTSTKEEVLALMAHRKIALILATGSVELVRASYRSGNPAIGIGPGNVPVYIGKSAVIPFAVEQIIISKTFDNGTVCASEQAVVVNKSNANEVITEFKKQKAYFLSDEEIKRLEPVVFNKEQIVMRVEVIGQPAHLIAEMAGIKVPPDTTVLIAPLKDVGIEAPISLEILAPILAFYVAEDFEQAIALCCKINQHGGLGHTASIFSNDEDKIAYFASVVNAGRILVNTPASQGALGGTYNKLRPSLMLACGSGGKNITTDNISVRHLLNIYRIAKRNVCLHMQDRYIHNYLDDHLDAREIEKLG
- a CDS encoding PDZ domain-containing protein — its product is MTKLFTALSKAIVCLSVSKLIIAGGIAPPPVMESGDRLRINPERREAIERTGYLGIATKTCENGVIIEYIDPEGPAAKAGFKFGDIVTIIDDQKIDNNETFRDYMNSSVAGQKLTMTVLRKDAEIVLTATLDPVSPLTIRFKLGQMLGESWRVKANAALERGDYENAIKYYETWLYADPQDKKSWYCLACAYAMIGNREKCLNAWEYAIDAGWEDSKYPPQDENLKLIRDDERFVNGLQRCERNKLLNKPKNYIRNYVEMPSLGTYITLLPPDYDVSKEKYPLCLILHGGGSTEIDYGMLADNVGRDGVIYIVPRYPYPHTDQFMDERKEGWTASPPYDLDKDTSWFKVINDFNIEWIFACAADTRKRYRVSGSEVFMIGHCAGATIANECAIRHPELVRSYFAYAGAFPDFCVDAKALGGLKKHKVKPYLAHCSGDQLIDPEESMKAERVMKQAGIDCVLRIFDANHYVSGDVYSFMKEWVDTEMRMIKN